The proteins below come from a single Thermodesulfobacteriota bacterium genomic window:
- a CDS encoding outer membrane beta-barrel protein yields the protein MKTRFLGLSLAVLLAGAGAALANPPAPDPWTGNFNLRVGAKFLGGGDWSPVDDHTLWGLHFDFRRPHWPLNLVLDVSYSFDEADRRVHLAGIGPERQEVEGRTFEWNVGVRKIWEDHRHLRPYVGFGPAVIWAEQRTDATVAAAKKDDTGLGFWLGGGLYATLYDRLNLGLDLRYSYAKVDLFEDVNAGGFQAGMLVGYHF from the coding sequence ATGAAGACGAGATTCCTTGGCCTCTCCCTGGCGGTGCTCCTGGCCGGCGCGGGCGCCGCCCTCGCCAACCCCCCGGCGCCCGACCCGTGGACCGGCAACTTCAACCTGCGCGTGGGAGCCAAGTTCCTCGGCGGCGGCGACTGGTCCCCGGTGGACGACCATACGCTCTGGGGGCTCCACTTCGACTTCCGGCGTCCCCACTGGCCGTTGAACCTGGTGCTCGACGTCTCCTACTCCTTCGACGAGGCGGACCGAAGGGTGCACCTGGCCGGCATCGGCCCCGAGCGCCAGGAGGTGGAGGGGCGCACCTTCGAGTGGAACGTCGGCGTGCGCAAGATCTGGGAGGACCACCGCCATTTGCGGCCGTACGTGGGGTTCGGCCCCGCCGTGATCTGGGCCGAGCAGCGCACCGACGCCACGGTGGCCGCGGCGAAGAAGGACGACACGGGGCTCGGCTTCTGGCTGGGAGGCGGTCTCTACGCCACCCTGTACGACCGCCTCAACCTGGGGCTGGATCTCCGGTACAGCTACGCGAAGGTGGATCTCTTCGAGGACGTGAACGCGGGCGGATTCCAGGCGGGCATGCTCGTGGGGTACCACTTCTGA